A section of the Ornithinimicrobium sufpigmenti genome encodes:
- a CDS encoding TetR/AcrR family transcriptional regulator, whose protein sequence is MSTTPPENRPRLRRDQRRAQLLGAALDAFSEGGYHQTLMDDIAERAGVSKPVLYQHFDSKLDLYLAIARGVADEVLTTLSGALASSDSNPERVRACVATFFDFVDRPGSGFPLLFASDMGQEPAVAALLEETRRASGDALAAEVAEATSLPREEAVLVGMALAGVAQTAAMHWYQSPGDLSKERATDLVVALAWGGLDGLPVEGETEEQHDAG, encoded by the coding sequence GTGAGCACCACCCCGCCCGAGAACCGTCCGCGCCTGCGCCGTGACCAGCGGCGCGCCCAGCTGCTCGGCGCTGCCCTGGACGCCTTTTCCGAGGGTGGTTACCACCAGACGCTCATGGACGACATCGCCGAGCGGGCCGGGGTGAGCAAGCCGGTGCTCTACCAGCACTTCGACAGCAAGCTCGACCTCTACCTCGCGATCGCGCGCGGCGTCGCCGACGAGGTGTTGACGACCCTGAGCGGCGCGCTCGCCTCCTCGGACAGCAACCCGGAGCGGGTCAGGGCCTGCGTGGCCACCTTCTTCGACTTCGTCGACCGCCCGGGATCGGGCTTCCCCCTGCTCTTCGCCTCCGACATGGGCCAGGAGCCGGCCGTGGCCGCCCTGCTCGAGGAGACCCGCCGGGCCTCCGGGGATGCACTGGCGGCTGAGGTCGCCGAGGCGACGAGCCTGCCGCGCGAGGAGGCGGTGCTGGTCGGCATGGCCCTCGCCGGCGTGGCGCAGACCGCGGCGATGCACTGGTACCAGTCCCCCGGAGACCTCTCCAAGGAGCGAGCCACCGACCTCGTCGTCGCCCTCGCCTGGGGTGGACTGGACGGACTGCCCGTGGAGGGCGAGACCGAGGAGCAGCACGACGCGGGCTAG
- a CDS encoding DEAD/DEAH box helicase yields MQDNRTFADFGLHPDIVAALADMGITTPFPIQAMTLPVAMSRHDIIGQAKTGTGKTLGFGLPLLHNVVAPGDEGYAALERPGAPQALVVAPTRELAVQVAGDLTKAGSRRGIRVLTVYGGRAYEPQIEALEKGVEVVVGTPGRLLDLASKGHLTLAHARTVVLDEADEMLDLGFLPDVEKMLALTPAGRHTMLFSATMPGAVVALARSYMTQPTHIRAMSDDGDDRRTVAAVEQFAYRAHAMDKVEMLARILQAEGRGLTIVFTRTKRTAAKVSDELADRGFAAAAIHGDLGQGAREQALRAFRSGKVDVLVATDIAARGIDVEAVTHVINYQCPEDEKTYLHRIGRTARAGAAGVAVTFVDWDDLHRWALINKALDLGYPEPEETYSSSPHLFEQLNIPEGTRGTLPRSNRTREGLAGEVLEDLGGPEHGRTGGRGAGGGRSDRGRSGGQGRAGRSGSDGRDGRDGREGRAATEQRTDGAGRRRRRRTNRAAQG; encoded by the coding sequence ATGCAGGACAACCGCACCTTCGCCGACTTCGGTCTGCACCCCGACATCGTGGCCGCCCTGGCCGACATGGGGATCACCACACCCTTCCCGATCCAGGCGATGACGCTGCCGGTGGCGATGAGCCGCCACGACATCATCGGGCAGGCCAAGACCGGCACCGGCAAGACCCTCGGCTTCGGCCTTCCGCTGCTGCACAACGTCGTCGCCCCCGGCGACGAGGGGTATGCGGCGCTGGAGCGGCCGGGCGCTCCCCAGGCCCTCGTCGTGGCCCCCACGCGCGAGCTCGCCGTGCAGGTCGCCGGCGACCTCACCAAGGCGGGCTCGCGGCGCGGCATCCGGGTCCTCACCGTCTACGGCGGCCGGGCCTACGAGCCGCAGATCGAGGCCCTGGAGAAGGGCGTCGAGGTCGTCGTCGGCACCCCCGGCCGACTGCTGGACCTGGCCTCCAAGGGCCACCTGACGCTGGCCCACGCGCGCACCGTCGTGCTGGACGAGGCCGACGAGATGCTCGACCTCGGCTTCCTGCCCGACGTGGAGAAGATGCTGGCGCTCACGCCGGCCGGTCGGCACACGATGCTCTTCTCCGCGACGATGCCGGGGGCCGTCGTCGCCCTGGCCCGTTCGTACATGACTCAGCCGACCCACATCCGCGCGATGAGCGACGACGGTGACGACCGCCGGACGGTGGCCGCGGTCGAGCAGTTCGCCTACCGGGCGCACGCCATGGACAAGGTGGAGATGCTGGCGCGGATCCTGCAGGCCGAGGGCCGCGGGCTGACCATCGTCTTCACCCGCACCAAGCGGACCGCCGCCAAGGTCTCCGACGAGCTCGCCGACCGCGGCTTCGCGGCCGCGGCCATCCACGGCGACCTGGGCCAGGGTGCGCGGGAACAGGCGCTGCGCGCCTTCCGGTCCGGCAAGGTCGACGTGCTGGTGGCCACCGACATCGCGGCCCGTGGCATCGACGTCGAGGCGGTCACCCACGTCATCAACTACCAGTGCCCCGAGGACGAGAAGACCTACCTGCACCGCATCGGCCGCACCGCGCGGGCCGGCGCGGCGGGCGTGGCCGTCACCTTCGTGGACTGGGACGACCTGCACCGCTGGGCCCTGATCAACAAGGCCCTCGACCTCGGCTACCCCGAGCCGGAGGAGACCTACTCCTCCAGCCCGCACCTGTTCGAGCAGCTGAACATCCCGGAAGGGACCCGCGGCACCCTGCCGCGCTCCAACCGCACCCGTGAGGGGCTGGCCGGCGAGGTGCTGGAGGACCTTGGCGGGCCCGAGCACGGTCGCACCGGCGGCCGCGGTGCCGGTGGTGGCCGCTCGGACCGGGGACGCTCCGGCGGCCAGGGCCGCGCGGGACGCTCGGGCAGTGATGGGCGGGACGGGCGTGACGGGCGTGAGGGTCGCGCCGCGACCGAGCAGCGCACCGACGGCGCGGGCCGACGCCGCCGCCGGCGGACCAACCGCGCCGCCCAGGGCTGA
- a CDS encoding DUF3107 domain-containing protein, whose amino-acid sequence MEVRIGIRDVAREVAFESAQTPDQVRATVAEAVSAGAGMLELADEKGLMVLVPVSALGYVEIGAQDKGRVGFGAH is encoded by the coding sequence ATGGAGGTTCGAATCGGCATCCGTGATGTCGCCCGCGAGGTGGCTTTCGAGTCCGCTCAGACCCCCGACCAGGTCCGTGCCACCGTCGCCGAGGCCGTCTCTGCCGGCGCCGGGATGCTGGAGCTGGCCGACGAGAAGGGCCTGATGGTGCTCGTCCCCGTCTCGGCACTGGGGTATGTCGAGATCGGCGCCCAGGACAAGGGCCGGGTCGGCTTCGGCGCCCACTGA
- a CDS encoding threonine/serine ThrE exporter family protein, with protein MSESPTTDLRTEVTGPQQIPPRQLKPASRLGRHLREAAVHVVRSSAPPTMALGQRTGDEEVTQQKAREVIDLALRVGEAMLATGASAADTVATVLRLGQAYGVGSVHVDITYTSITVSIHRGLDEDPLSVMRVVSGRSPDYTRLEAVQKHIERIIASAGPGGPTMDVTTARTRLQKLLASPHPYRRWVVTLGSSIMAVGVVMLFGVGPFMWGVAAVSTALVDRVQRALYRAGVAAFFTQAVSAAVPALFALLLFRYGDVILPEVSFTPSVVVISGIVVLLAGLGVLGAAQDAVDGYYVTAGARGLEVMMMTLGIAVGVAVVIGFGRSLGVSMEASAVVSTAGSPLLSTLGAMLIALGFCLNTYAGLRTIVISVLISALSWMIYASLMALGLASAMATAVAATLVGALAYVAYRRLHVAEAAVATAAIVALLPGLSVYRSLYLLMQNSAATMPQAMVWLVVAVSTGVALAAGLAMGGYLARRRLGLDRAALRARRRSRGSHVTT; from the coding sequence ATGAGTGAGTCACCCACCACGGACCTTCGCACCGAGGTCACCGGTCCCCAGCAGATCCCGCCCCGCCAGCTGAAGCCCGCCTCCCGCCTGGGCCGGCACCTGCGGGAGGCCGCCGTGCACGTCGTGCGCTCCAGCGCGCCGCCCACGATGGCCCTGGGTCAGCGCACCGGGGACGAGGAGGTCACCCAGCAGAAGGCCCGCGAGGTGATCGACCTGGCGCTGCGGGTGGGTGAGGCGATGCTGGCGACGGGTGCGTCGGCCGCGGACACGGTCGCCACCGTGCTGCGCCTCGGTCAGGCCTACGGCGTGGGCTCGGTGCACGTCGACATCACCTACACCTCGATCACCGTCTCGATCCACCGTGGTCTGGACGAGGACCCGCTCAGCGTGATGCGGGTGGTCTCTGGCCGGTCGCCCGACTACACGCGCCTGGAGGCGGTGCAGAAGCACATCGAGCGGATCATCGCCTCGGCCGGCCCGGGCGGGCCGACGATGGACGTGACCACGGCCCGCACGAGGCTGCAGAAGCTGCTCGCCTCCCCCCATCCCTACCGCCGCTGGGTGGTCACGCTCGGGTCCTCGATCATGGCGGTCGGGGTCGTCATGCTGTTCGGCGTCGGGCCCTTCATGTGGGGTGTCGCGGCCGTCTCGACGGCCCTGGTGGACCGCGTGCAGCGGGCGCTGTACCGCGCCGGCGTCGCGGCCTTCTTCACCCAGGCGGTCAGCGCCGCCGTCCCGGCCCTGTTCGCGCTGCTGCTGTTCAGGTATGGCGACGTCATCCTGCCGGAGGTCAGCTTCACCCCGTCGGTGGTCGTCATCTCCGGCATCGTCGTGCTGCTCGCCGGTCTCGGCGTGCTGGGGGCCGCCCAGGACGCCGTGGACGGGTACTACGTCACGGCCGGGGCCCGAGGGCTGGAGGTGATGATGATGACCCTCGGCATCGCCGTCGGGGTGGCGGTCGTCATCGGCTTCGGGCGCAGCCTGGGGGTGTCCATGGAGGCTTCGGCCGTCGTCTCGACGGCGGGCTCGCCCCTGCTGAGCACCCTGGGCGCGATGCTCATCGCGCTCGGGTTCTGCCTCAACACCTACGCAGGGCTGAGGACCATCGTCATCAGCGTGCTCATCTCCGCGCTGTCCTGGATGATCTACGCCAGCCTGATGGCCCTGGGCCTGGCGTCGGCGATGGCCACGGCCGTCGCCGCCACCCTGGTGGGTGCGCTGGCCTACGTGGCCTACCGCCGCCTGCACGTGGCGGAGGCCGCGGTCGCCACGGCCGCCATCGTGGCGCTGCTCCCCGGCCTGTCGGTCTACCGCTCGCTCTACCTGCTGATGCAGAACTCGGCCGCGACCATGCCGCAGGCGATGGTCTGGCTGGTCGTGGCGGTCTCGACCGGTGTCGCCCTCGCCGCGGGCCTGGCGATGGGCGGCTACCTGGCCCGTCGCCGCCTCGGGCTGGACCGGGCCGCGCTCCGGGCCCGCCGCCGCTCCCGCGGCAGCCACGTCACCACCTGA
- a CDS encoding GlsB/YeaQ/YmgE family stress response membrane protein yields the protein MIGTIIAALVAGLIVGPLARLILPGRQNLSVGMTVLLGAVGSLLGVFLGSLFFDYEGGPLNFWGLLFGIGGALIVVLAYGAITGNKGSQGRVSR from the coding sequence ATGATCGGCACCATCATCGCCGCCCTGGTCGCCGGACTGATCGTCGGGCCGCTGGCGCGTCTTATCCTGCCGGGCCGCCAGAACCTGTCCGTGGGCATGACCGTCCTCCTGGGGGCGGTCGGCTCGCTGCTGGGCGTCTTCCTCGGCTCGTTGTTCTTCGACTACGAGGGCGGCCCGCTGAACTTCTGGGGCCTGCTCTTCGGTATCGGCGGCGCGCTCATCGTCGTGCTGGCCTATGGCGCCATCACCGGCAACAAGGGCTCCCAGGGGCGCGTCTCCCGCTGA
- a CDS encoding general stress protein: MTTPARRPAPGPGPVLALDYPMSLGVYDRYEDAQAAVDHLSDHEFPVEQCMIVGTDLKQVERVTGRLTTGRVALGGALSGVWLGLFVGLIFALFAGPRDALMTILGCVLFGAFFGLVWALIGYAMTRGRRDFTSVSQVVATRYEVLTEHKLAQQARDLLDRMPGGQGLPGNT; the protein is encoded by the coding sequence GTGACCACCCCCGCCCGCCGTCCTGCGCCCGGCCCTGGCCCCGTGCTTGCCCTCGACTACCCGATGAGCCTGGGGGTCTACGACCGCTACGAGGACGCCCAGGCCGCCGTGGACCACCTCTCGGACCACGAGTTCCCGGTCGAGCAGTGCATGATCGTCGGCACCGACCTGAAACAGGTCGAGCGGGTCACTGGCCGGCTGACGACGGGTCGGGTGGCCCTGGGCGGAGCCCTCTCCGGGGTGTGGCTCGGCCTGTTCGTCGGGCTGATCTTCGCCCTCTTCGCCGGCCCGCGCGACGCGCTGATGACCATCCTGGGCTGTGTGCTCTTCGGTGCGTTCTTCGGCCTCGTCTGGGCCCTCATCGGGTATGCCATGACCCGCGGTCGCCGGGACTTCACCTCGGTCAGCCAGGTGGTGGCCACCCGCTACGAGGTGCTGACCGAGCACAAGCTGGCGCAGCAGGCACGCGACCTGCTCGACCGGATGCCGGGCGGTCAGGGCCTGCCGGGCAACACCTGA
- a CDS encoding PHP domain-containing protein, with protein MPPLRSVIDLHTHSWCSDGTEPPAELVRQAARAGVGTVALTDHDVTTGWEEAGAAGREHGVVVVPGIEISCSWRGISVHLLAYLPDPDDPDLGAELARSRHSRDTRIQVMAERLAADGYPVSYAEVRAASPGETSLGRPHLADVLVANGRYPDREAAFAEVLASSSPYYVSHYAPSPVEAVELVVAAGGAAVMAHPFASKRGRVVTEEVIEEMVEAGMVGLEVDHRDHDRTDRERAAALVRRLGLVRTGSSDYHGAGKPNLLGENTTDPAEFERLLETTAGQRLLGA; from the coding sequence ATGCCGCCGCTCCGCTCCGTGATCGACCTGCATACCCACTCCTGGTGCAGCGACGGGACGGAGCCGCCCGCCGAGCTCGTGCGTCAGGCCGCCCGGGCCGGAGTGGGGACCGTGGCGCTCACCGACCACGACGTCACCACGGGTTGGGAGGAGGCGGGCGCAGCCGGCCGGGAGCACGGCGTCGTGGTCGTGCCGGGCATCGAGATCTCCTGCAGCTGGCGCGGCATCTCGGTCCACCTGCTGGCCTACCTGCCCGACCCGGACGACCCGGACCTGGGGGCGGAGCTGGCGCGGAGCCGTCACAGCCGGGACACCCGGATCCAGGTGATGGCCGAGCGGCTGGCCGCCGACGGTTACCCGGTGAGCTACGCGGAGGTGCGGGCCGCGAGCCCGGGGGAGACCTCGCTGGGCCGTCCGCACCTGGCCGACGTGCTGGTCGCCAACGGGCGCTACCCCGACCGGGAGGCGGCGTTCGCGGAGGTGCTCGCCTCGTCCAGCCCCTACTACGTCTCCCACTACGCGCCCAGCCCCGTCGAGGCGGTCGAGCTGGTCGTCGCGGCCGGCGGGGCCGCGGTGATGGCCCACCCGTTCGCCAGCAAGCGGGGGCGGGTGGTCACCGAGGAGGTCATCGAGGAGATGGTGGAGGCCGGGATGGTGGGCCTGGAGGTTGACCATCGCGACCACGACCGGACCGACCGCGAGCGTGCGGCGGCCCTCGTCAGGCGGCTCGGTCTGGTGCGGACCGGCTCCAGCGACTACCACGGGGCGGGCAAGCCCAACCTGTTGGGGGAGAACACCACCGACCCGGCGGAGTTCGAGCGGCTGCTCGAGACCACCGCCGGTCAGCGGCTCCTGGGCGCCTGA
- a CDS encoding aminopeptidase P family protein, with translation MSEKQHKAEHRNRPTGKAFMAFMRQNWAPRDGQLPPLTEAARYAAARRETVSAAFPGERLVIPAGGLKVRSNDTDYVFRPHSAFAHLTGLGADREPDAVLVLDPVTGEDGAPAGHEAVLYFLPLADRDSEEFFADSRVGEFWVGARPTLESASTELGLSTRHLGELPDAVAKDTGAGGVSVRVVRDADGEVAAMVDRVRQQAGLAQEDQVEAAAQADAELARSLSTHRLVKDDWEVRQMEEAVEATATAFDAVVAELPEAVRRGRGERWIEGVFGLHARHAGNGVGYDSICAAGEHATTLHWTRNTGEVQEGQLLLLDAGVETDSLYTADVTRTVPVSGTFTPAQRRVYEAVLEAQEAGLAAARPGNRFKDVHAAAIEVIARHLLEWGLLPEGVTLEQTLDAEEGQFHRRWMVHGTSHHLGIDVHDCALALRGDYVEGELREGMILTVEPGLYFKSDDLLVPEELRGIGVRIEDDIVITADGNRNLSAMLPRTADEVEAWVQAGGVRSAG, from the coding sequence GTGAGTGAGAAGCAGCACAAGGCCGAGCACCGTAACCGTCCCACCGGCAAGGCGTTCATGGCCTTCATGCGCCAGAACTGGGCTCCCCGGGACGGGCAGCTGCCGCCGCTCACTGAGGCGGCCCGGTATGCCGCGGCGCGCCGGGAGACGGTGTCCGCCGCCTTCCCGGGCGAGCGGCTCGTCATCCCCGCCGGCGGCCTGAAGGTCCGCAGCAACGACACCGACTACGTCTTCCGTCCGCACAGCGCGTTCGCGCACCTGACCGGGCTGGGCGCGGACCGCGAGCCGGACGCCGTGCTGGTCCTGGACCCGGTGACCGGTGAGGACGGCGCTCCCGCCGGGCACGAGGCGGTCCTCTACTTCCTGCCGCTCGCCGACCGGGACAGCGAGGAGTTCTTCGCCGACTCCCGGGTCGGGGAGTTCTGGGTCGGTGCGCGACCCACCCTCGAGTCCGCCTCCACCGAGCTTGGCCTATCCACCCGGCACCTGGGCGAGCTGCCCGACGCCGTCGCCAAGGACACCGGGGCCGGCGGGGTCTCGGTGCGCGTGGTGCGCGACGCCGACGGCGAGGTCGCAGCCATGGTCGACAGGGTCCGTCAGCAGGCGGGGCTCGCGCAGGAGGACCAGGTCGAGGCCGCCGCACAGGCGGACGCCGAGCTGGCCCGCTCGCTGTCGACCCACCGACTCGTCAAGGACGACTGGGAGGTCCGGCAGATGGAGGAGGCCGTGGAGGCGACCGCCACCGCCTTCGACGCCGTCGTCGCCGAGCTGCCGGAGGCGGTCCGCCGCGGCCGGGGCGAGCGCTGGATCGAGGGTGTCTTCGGGCTGCACGCCCGCCACGCCGGCAACGGCGTCGGCTACGACTCCATCTGCGCCGCCGGGGAGCACGCCACCACGCTGCACTGGACCCGCAACACCGGCGAGGTCCAGGAGGGCCAGCTGCTGCTGCTGGACGCGGGCGTGGAGACCGACTCGCTCTACACCGCGGACGTCACCCGCACGGTGCCGGTGTCCGGGACGTTCACGCCCGCTCAACGCCGGGTCTACGAGGCGGTCCTGGAGGCGCAGGAGGCCGGCCTCGCCGCGGCCCGCCCCGGCAACCGGTTCAAGGACGTGCACGCCGCAGCCATCGAGGTCATCGCCCGCCACCTGCTGGAGTGGGGGCTGCTGCCCGAGGGGGTGACCCTGGAGCAGACGCTCGACGCCGAGGAGGGCCAGTTCCACCGCCGGTGGATGGTGCACGGCACCAGCCACCACCTGGGCATCGACGTGCACGACTGCGCGCTGGCCCTGCGCGGGGACTACGTGGAGGGCGAGCTGCGGGAGGGCATGATCCTCACCGTGGAGCCGGGCCTGTACTTCAAGTCCGACGACCTGCTCGTGCCGGAGGAGCTCCGCGGCATCGGCGTGCGGATCGAGGACGACATCGTCATCACGGCCGACGGCAACCGCAACCTGTCGGCGATGCTGCCGCGCACGGCCGACGAGGTCGAGGCCTGGGTGCAGGCCGGGGGCGTGCGCAGCGCCGGGTGA
- a CDS encoding UrvD/REP family ATP-dependent DNA helicase, with translation MSLSPHPRLDADQIAVVEHRDGVLLVLGAPGTGRTTALVEHVRHRVAAGTSPDRCLVLAPTRPAAARLRTQIGSGLGRTHTEPMARTAASLAFAVLRLAAARSGEPGPRLISGAEQDVVLRELLIGHQELGTGPRWPDRLRPALPTTGFRAQLRDLLMRAVEHGLAPADLEELAQAHDRPEWACAAQVLAEYDQVTALSDPGSYDPAWICTAAADALEDDDELRQVVQDKIEVVVVDDAQELTASAVRLLDVLRPSTAAAVLVGDPDAATQGFRGALPGAFVDLAGRWHERVPRAGAGETSTTVPTVVLRHRHGSAGEVARVADRVAERVGVTGSRAHRRPEPGQGDGVVSVSLARSAAQEAAHVARWLRRAHLVDGVPWEELVVLARSGRQQETVRRALATGGVPVHLDRAGVPLGQDPAVLPFLLAFDIATRGPQEQDDDRTWWLTPEEAVELLGSPIGGLDPLALRRLRRRVRATELAAGGTRRADELLAELVSDPQLWRAPDSDVDPALEGLVRVGRVLEAGAAAHRTSAEGPQGTAEDVLWALWRTSEVADLWTSQALAGGALGARADRDLDAMLVLFGAAESFVERLPGSRARSFLTLVRSAEVAADTLVVGARRQRAVEVLTPQAAAGRRWRRAAIVGVQDGVWPDLRLRDTLLGAEALVAALQGRAMDGAGAWRAAQAQVRADELRQFHVAVTRSREALLVTATSSTDEQPSVLLDLVDPTYREHPPVEVPAPMTLRGLVGEMRRTAVRCQREGDLAGRDRAVDLLARLDAEGVAGAGPGSWWQVRDVSVGRPVRPDGPVRVSPSKVQTFQDCQLRWFLTARGAETGEARAAEIGTLVHAVIAEAPAGTVEELREDLLRRWPDLELPAGWVADRALGQAQEMLGRYATYVREAAAEGRELIGTELELSVTVPDDAPVAGQQGEPDDPAEGPTDPDRTVRLVGAVDRLERDEQGRLIVVDLKTGRTKPTQAEVGEHAQLAAYQVAVEAGAFDAGTTSGGARLVQLGASGPVAQEQPPLGDRPDPDAARRLVLDVGEGMRGAQFAAHDLERRCRSCPARFACPLQPEGAQR, from the coding sequence ATGTCCCTCTCCCCGCACCCGCGTCTGGACGCTGACCAGATCGCCGTCGTCGAGCACCGCGACGGTGTACTGCTCGTGCTCGGTGCGCCAGGGACCGGCCGGACCACCGCGCTGGTGGAGCACGTTCGACACCGGGTGGCTGCGGGCACCTCTCCGGACCGGTGCCTGGTGCTGGCGCCCACCCGCCCCGCGGCGGCCCGGCTGCGGACCCAGATCGGATCGGGTCTGGGCCGTACGCATACCGAGCCGATGGCCCGCACCGCGGCATCCCTGGCGTTCGCCGTGCTCCGGCTGGCCGCCGCCCGCTCCGGCGAGCCGGGCCCGCGGCTGATCTCCGGCGCCGAGCAGGATGTGGTCCTGCGCGAGCTGCTCATCGGCCACCAGGAGCTGGGCACCGGGCCACGGTGGCCGGACCGCCTGCGCCCGGCGCTGCCGACCACGGGCTTCCGCGCCCAGCTGCGGGACCTGCTGATGCGGGCCGTCGAGCACGGGCTGGCGCCGGCTGACCTGGAGGAGCTGGCGCAGGCCCACGACCGTCCTGAGTGGGCGTGCGCGGCGCAGGTGCTCGCCGAGTACGACCAGGTCACGGCGCTGTCCGATCCGGGCAGCTACGACCCGGCCTGGATCTGCACCGCGGCGGCGGACGCGCTGGAGGACGACGACGAGCTGCGCCAGGTGGTGCAGGACAAGATCGAGGTGGTCGTCGTCGACGACGCCCAGGAGCTCACCGCCTCCGCGGTCCGGCTGCTGGACGTCCTCAGGCCCTCGACGGCGGCCGCGGTCCTGGTCGGCGACCCGGACGCCGCTACCCAGGGGTTCCGGGGTGCGCTGCCAGGCGCGTTCGTGGACCTGGCGGGCCGCTGGCACGAGCGCGTGCCGCGGGCCGGGGCGGGCGAGACGTCCACGACCGTCCCCACCGTGGTCCTGCGGCACCGGCACGGGTCCGCGGGCGAGGTCGCCAGGGTGGCGGACAGGGTCGCCGAACGCGTCGGCGTGACGGGCAGCCGAGCGCACCGCCGGCCGGAGCCAGGTCAGGGTGACGGCGTCGTCTCGGTGTCCCTGGCGCGGAGCGCGGCCCAGGAGGCGGCGCACGTGGCGCGCTGGTTGCGGCGGGCGCACCTGGTCGACGGTGTCCCGTGGGAGGAGCTGGTGGTCCTGGCCAGGTCAGGTCGGCAGCAGGAGACGGTCCGGCGGGCGCTGGCCACCGGGGGAGTGCCCGTGCACCTGGATCGCGCTGGCGTTCCGCTCGGCCAGGACCCCGCGGTGCTGCCGTTCCTGCTCGCCTTCGACATCGCCACGCGCGGCCCGCAGGAGCAGGATGACGACCGGACCTGGTGGCTGACGCCCGAGGAGGCGGTGGAGCTGCTCGGCAGCCCGATCGGAGGGCTGGACCCGCTTGCCCTGCGTCGGCTGCGCCGCCGGGTGCGTGCCACCGAGCTCGCTGCCGGTGGCACCCGACGCGCGGACGAGCTGCTCGCCGAGCTGGTGAGCGACCCCCAGCTGTGGCGCGCCCCCGACTCCGACGTCGACCCGGCGCTGGAGGGGTTGGTCCGGGTCGGCCGGGTGCTGGAGGCCGGCGCCGCCGCCCACCGGACGTCGGCCGAGGGTCCCCAGGGCACTGCCGAGGACGTCCTCTGGGCGCTCTGGCGGACCAGCGAGGTCGCCGACCTGTGGACCTCGCAGGCACTGGCCGGGGGTGCCCTCGGCGCGCGCGCCGACCGCGACCTGGATGCGATGCTCGTCCTCTTCGGAGCAGCCGAGAGCTTCGTGGAACGCCTGCCAGGCAGTCGTGCCCGCAGCTTCCTCACCCTGGTGCGGTCGGCCGAGGTCGCTGCGGACACCCTCGTGGTGGGCGCGCGGCGTCAGCGCGCGGTGGAGGTGCTCACCCCGCAGGCGGCCGCAGGCCGCCGGTGGCGCCGGGCAGCGATCGTGGGGGTGCAGGACGGCGTCTGGCCGGATCTGCGCCTGCGGGACACCCTGCTGGGGGCGGAGGCGCTGGTCGCCGCACTCCAGGGGCGGGCCATGGACGGTGCCGGGGCGTGGCGGGCTGCCCAGGCGCAGGTGCGGGCCGATGAGCTGCGGCAGTTCCACGTGGCGGTCACCCGGTCCCGGGAGGCACTGCTGGTGACGGCGACGAGCAGCACCGACGAGCAGCCGTCCGTCCTGCTCGACCTGGTGGACCCCACCTACCGCGAGCATCCTCCGGTCGAGGTGCCCGCGCCGATGACCCTGCGTGGGCTGGTCGGTGAGATGCGGCGCACGGCCGTCCGGTGCCAGCGCGAGGGTGACCTGGCCGGTCGCGACCGTGCGGTCGACCTGCTGGCCCGGCTGGACGCCGAGGGGGTCGCCGGCGCGGGCCCCGGCTCCTGGTGGCAGGTCAGGGACGTCTCCGTGGGCCGGCCGGTCCGCCCTGACGGCCCGGTGCGTGTCTCCCCCTCCAAGGTGCAGACCTTCCAGGACTGCCAGCTGCGGTGGTTCCTCACCGCACGCGGCGCCGAGACGGGGGAGGCCAGGGCGGCCGAGATCGGCACCCTCGTGCACGCCGTCATCGCCGAGGCCCCGGCCGGGACCGTCGAGGAGCTGCGCGAAGACCTCCTGCGCCGCTGGCCCGACCTGGAGCTGCCGGCCGGGTGGGTGGCGGACCGGGCGTTGGGCCAGGCCCAGGAGATGCTGGGCCGTTACGCCACCTACGTGCGCGAAGCTGCGGCCGAGGGGCGAGAGCTGATCGGCACCGAGCTCGAGCTGTCGGTGACCGTGCCCGACGACGCCCCTGTCGCGGGACAGCAGGGCGAGCCCGACGACCCTGCGGAGGGCCCCACCGACCCGGACCGCACCGTCCGGCTCGTCGGGGCGGTCGACCGGCTGGAGCGGGACGAGCAGGGGCGCCTGATCGTGGTCGACCTCAAGACGGGCCGGACCAAGCCGACGCAGGCCGAGGTCGGGGAGCATGCCCAGCTGGCGGCCTACCAGGTGGCGGTGGAGGCCGGCGCCTTCGACGCCGGGACCACCAGCGGTGGCGCCCGCCTCGTCCAGCTGGGCGCCTCCGGACCGGTGGCCCAGGAGCAGCCACCCCTCGGTGACCGACCGGACCCTGATGCCGCCCGCCGCCTGGTCCTGGACGTCGGTGAGGGCATGCGGGGGGCGCAGTTCGCCGCACACGACCTGGAGCGCCGGTGCCGGTCCTGCCCCGCGCGCTTCGCCTGCCCGCTGCAGCCCGAAGGAGCCCAACGTTGA